In Leclercia sp. LSNIH1, the genomic stretch TCTTTATTGTCCGGTAAATTCCCGGCGCGGACGATCCTCATCACATTCTCCTGACCGCGATCCAGTCGGTACAGAGGAGGCGTAATAATAAAGGGGATCCTTCCGGTGCTATTATCCTGATTATCAAACCATGACTGAATAAGGTAAGGCACGGTATCGGGATTGGAAACGCTAATGGCTGCTTCCTTTTTTCCGCCGTCGTAAATCACTCGCGTTCCGCCTATATTAACGCCCGCATAGGCTGACGATGCGCCAGAGAGTGCCAGCAAAACGGTAAAAAGGATATTTCTGAAACGTTTCATAAAATCTGGGTTTTAAATAAGCTGGTAAATATTTCACCAGAGTATTTATCTTTTCATTTAAGCCAACAATGAAAACCCAGCGTAATTTTACTCTGACAGACGCTTTACCTGCATTAAAGTAAAAGCCCGCTTAAGGAGACTTAAGCGGGCTTTTATTCTTACGGCCAGGCTTACTGGCTGGACGTCATGACCAGCGGCGTGCTCTGTGCGCCGATACCGACATTCACCGGCATCCCCGACCGGCGCTCCAGCGCCCCGCTAGCCTTCACGGCATCCACATCCGCGCCGTTGAGCTGGGCGCGTAACCCTGCGGTCATCGGTAGCGGCACCTTATTTGTCGATTCAAACTCCGCACGATTACGGGACAGCGGCTCATGCACTTCGACCCAACGACTGCCGTCCGGCTCGGTGGTGACTTTAATCGGCTGATCGATAAGCTGCACGCGCGTCCCGACCGGAACATTATCGAAGAGGTATTTGATATCGTCGTTGCGCAGACGAATGCAGCCCTGGCTCACGCGCAGCCCGATCCCAAAGTTTGAATTGGTGCCATGAATTGCGTAAAGCCTGCCGATATAGAGCGCATACAGCCCCATCGGGTTGTCCGGCCCCGCAGGTACAAACGCGGGCAGAGTCTTGCCCTCTTTGGCGTAAGCCCGACGGGTGTTTGGGGTTGGCGTCCAGGTGGGCCCGTCCTGCTTGCGCTCGACGGCGGTTACCCAGTTACGCGGCGTCTCGCGCCCGGCTTCGCCGATACCGATGGGGAAGATCTCAACGGTGCTACCCCCTGGCGGGTAATAATAGAGGCGCATCTCCGCCACGTTGACCACAATCCCCTCACGCACGGTTGCGGGGAGGATGAGCTGTTGCGGCACTACCAGCTGTGTACCGGGTTGAGGCAAAAACGGATCAACGCCCGGGTTCGCCTCCAGCATATTACTGAGCCCCTGCCCGTACTGGGCCGCAAACGCCTCCAGCGGCAGTTTGTTGTCCTGCGGAACGGTGATCACCTGCGAGGCTCCCACCAGACGACTCCCTTCAGGCGGCAACGGATAACTCACCGCCAGCGCATGCTGACTGACCAATAAAGCAGCGATAAAGCCCAACTTCATTATACGACGCATTATTCCCTTCCTCTGTCGCTCCGCGTATCTGACAAGCATAGCCCTGTTGCTGTGTTTATCGCCAGTTAACAAACCATCATTTCAATGAATATCACCCGTTTACCTCACGCGGGGATAAAATCGTTTTCACCCGTCCGCTGTCGCGGTAGTCTCATACCCGTCGCCGTTTCAGGGCGACCGCAACGTGAGCGATATTCTTTCTAATACCTATAAAAAATAACGTCAGACAGGATCACTATGGATACCACCCTCGCCTCCTCGTCCCCCGACGGGGCTATACCATCGCTGCATCGCGCGCGCCGCGCGGCCCTCGGCAGTTTTGCCGGTGCGGTAGTCGACTGGTACGATTTTTTGCTCTACGGCATTACCGCCGCGCTGGTTTTTAACCGTGAGTTTTTCCCGCAGATCGATCCGGCGATGGGCACCCTCGCCGCCTTTGCCACCTTTGGCGTCGGTTTTTTGTTCCGCCCGCTGGGCGGGGTGATTTTCGGCCATTTCGGCGACAAGCTGGGCCGCAAGCGAATGCTGATGCTGACGGTCTGGATGATGGGCATCGCCACAGCGCTGATTGGTCTCCTCCCCTCTTTTGCCGTTATTGGCTGGTGGGCACCGGTTCTGCTGGTGACCCTGCGGGCCGTGCAGGGTTTTGCCGTCGGCGGCGAATGGGGTGGCGCCGCGCTGCTGTCCGTTGAAAGCGCCCCGGCACGGAAAAAAGCCTTCTATAGCAGCGGGGTACAGGTGGGCTATGGCGTAGGTCTGTTGCTTTCTACCGGGCTGGTGTCGCTGATCAGCACGCTGACCACCGATAAACAGTTCCTGAGCTGGGGCTGGCGCATCCCGTTCCTTTTCAGCATTGTGCTGGTGCTGGGGGCACTGTGGGTGCGTAACAGGATGGATGAGTCTGCCGAGTTCGAGCAGCAGCGGCAACAACCCGCAGAGAAGCGTCGCCTGCCGGTGATGGACGCGCTGATCCGTCATCCGGCCGCGTTTTTGAAAATTATCGCCCTGCGCCTGTGCGAGCTGCTGACCATGTATATCGTCACGGCTTTTGCGCTGAGCTACTCCACCCAGAATCTCGGCCTGCCCCGGGAGCTGTTTTTGAATATCGGCCTGCTGGTGGGGGGCATCAGTTTTCTCACTATTCCCTGTTTTGCCTGGCTGGCGGACCGGTTTGGCCGCCGTCGGGTCTATATCACCGGGGCGTTAACGGGCGCATTGAGTACCTTCCCGTTCTTTATGGCCCTCGAAGCCCAGTCCGTTATCTGGATTGTGGTGTTTGCCATTTTGCTGGCGAATATCGCCCATGACATGGTGGTGTGTGTCCAGCAGCCGATGTTCACTGAGATGTTTGGCGCAAGTTACCGCTACAGTGGCGCCGGGGTTGGCTATCAGGTGGCGAGCGTAGTAGGCGGCGGTTTTACGCCGTTTATTGCCGCCGCGCTGGTGACCTTCTCCGGCGGTGACTGGCACAGCGTGGCGATCTACCTGCTGGCCGGGTGCCTGCTCTCCGCCGCCACCTGCCTGGTGATGAAACCGGCCGCTACCTGATCTCACTTTTGTTTCACATACAGGTGACATACTATCGGGTAACGCCGTACACCTGTGGAACAAGGAGACAGAGATGAATAATAAGGACTCCAGCCTGACCCCGGCTCAGGCACTGGACATGCTGGATGCGCTGTACGATCAGGCGGTTAACGCCCTGCGCAGCGCCATCGGCGACTATATCAAAGACGGAACGCTCCCCGATGCCGAGGCCAGAATGAATGGCCTCTTTGTTTATCCGTCACTCTCCGTGACCTGGGATGGCAGCGCCACCAATACGCCGAAGACCCGCGCCTATGCGCGATTCACCCACGCTGGCTGCTACTCCACCACGGTCACCCGTCCGACGCTGTTCCGCCCTTACCTGGAGGAGCAGCTGACGCTGCTGTATCAGGATTACGGTGCCCATATCACCGTGGAGCCCTCGCGCCATGAGATCCCCTACCCGTACGTTATCGATGGCTCAGAGCTGACCCTGGACCGCTCCATGAGCGCGGGCTTAACGCGCCATTTCCCGACCACCGAGCTTTCGCAGATCGGCGATGAGACCGCAGACGGGATCTACCATCCGGCGGAGTTTTCCCCGCTGTCGCACTTTGATGCCCGCCGGGTCGATTTTTCGCTGGCGCGCCTGCGACACTACACTGGCACCCCCGCCGAACACTTTCAGCCATTTGTGCTGTTCACCAACTACACCCGTTACGTGGATGAGTTTGTCCGCTGGGGCTGTAGCCAGATCCTCGATCCCAACAGCCCCTATATTGCTCTCTCCTGCGCGGGCGGGATCTGGATCACCGCCGAAACCGAAGCGCCTGAGCAGGCCATTTCTGACCTGGCGTGGAAAAAACACCAGATGCCCGCCTGGCACCTGGTCACCGCCGACGGTCAGGGCATCACCCTGATTAACATTGGCGTGGGCCCGTCGAACGCCAAAACCATCTGCGACCACCTCGCCGTGCTACGCCCGGACGTCTGGCTGATGATTGGTCACTGCGGCGGCCTGCGTGAGAGCCAGTTGATTGGCGATTACGTGCTCGCCCACGCCTATCTGCGTGACGACCATGTGCTGGATGCGGTGTTGCCGCCGGACATTCCGATCCCAAGCATCGCCGAAGTGCAGCGGGCGCTGTACGACGCCACCAAAGAGGTGAGCGGCATGCCGGGAGAAGAAGTTAAGCAGCGGTTGCGCACCGGCACGGTTGTTACCACTGACGACCGTAACTGGGAGCTGCGCTACTCGGCCTCGGCGCTGCGCTTTAACCTGAGCCGCGCGGTGGCGATTGATATGGAGAGCGCCACCATCGCCGCTCAGGGTTACCGCTTCCGCGTACCCTACGGCACTCTGCTCTGCGTCTCCGACAAGCCGCTGCACGGGGAAATTAAACTTCCCGGCCAGGCAAACCGTTTTTACGAGGGGGCGATCTCCGAGCATCTGCAGATTGGCATTCGCGCTATCGATCTGCTGCGCGCCGAAGGGGATAAATTGCACTCGCGTAAACTGCGTACCTTTAACGAGCCGCCGTTCCGCTGATCATAAAAAAGGAAAGTTATGCAAACCACCTCACCCCTATCCACCCTGCGCCAGTGGCTGGAGACCCAGGCGCTGGATGGCATTATCGTCCCCCGCGCCGATGCCTTTCAGAGCGAATATTGCCACCCTCATGACGATATTCTCGCCTGGCTGACCGGCTTTGACGGCTCGGCGGGACACGCCCTGATCCTGCGCGATCGCGCCCTGCTGTTTGTTGATGGACGCTATCAGGTTCAGGCCCGGGAACAGGTTAATCTGGCCGAGATTGAGATCCTGCATCTGCACAACGATCCGCTGGCAGACTGGTTACAGCAGAACATGAAGCCCGGGGCGCGTATCGCCTTTGAAGCGATGCTGATGACCCATACCCAGTATGAAGCACTCAATGCCAGTCACTGTGAGCTTGTCGCCCTGAATGCATCGCCGTTTGATACCCTCTGGCAGGATCGTCCGGCCCCGCCTGCGGGTGCCATCCGCGAAATGCCGGTGGAGATCAGCGGTGAAAGCAGTACCGACAAGCGCCAGCGCGTTGCTGCCATTCTGGCAGAACAGCACGCCGATTATCTGGCCATCACCCAGCCGGATAA encodes the following:
- the ldtA gene encoding L,D-transpeptidase: MMRRIMKLGFIAALLVSQHALAVSYPLPPEGSRLVGASQVITVPQDNKLPLEAFAAQYGQGLSNMLEANPGVDPFLPQPGTQLVVPQQLILPATVREGIVVNVAEMRLYYYPPGGSTVEIFPIGIGEAGRETPRNWVTAVERKQDGPTWTPTPNTRRAYAKEGKTLPAFVPAGPDNPMGLYALYIGRLYAIHGTNSNFGIGLRVSQGCIRLRNDDIKYLFDNVPVGTRVQLIDQPIKVTTEPDGSRWVEVHEPLSRNRAEFESTNKVPLPMTAGLRAQLNGADVDAVKASGALERRSGMPVNVGIGAQSTPLVMTSSQ
- the shiA gene encoding shikimate transporter yields the protein MDTTLASSSPDGAIPSLHRARRAALGSFAGAVVDWYDFLLYGITAALVFNREFFPQIDPAMGTLAAFATFGVGFLFRPLGGVIFGHFGDKLGRKRMLMLTVWMMGIATALIGLLPSFAVIGWWAPVLLVTLRAVQGFAVGGEWGGAALLSVESAPARKKAFYSSGVQVGYGVGLLLSTGLVSLISTLTTDKQFLSWGWRIPFLFSIVLVLGALWVRNRMDESAEFEQQRQQPAEKRRLPVMDALIRHPAAFLKIIALRLCELLTMYIVTAFALSYSTQNLGLPRELFLNIGLLVGGISFLTIPCFAWLADRFGRRRVYITGALTGALSTFPFFMALEAQSVIWIVVFAILLANIAHDMVVCVQQPMFTEMFGASYRYSGAGVGYQVASVVGGGFTPFIAAALVTFSGGDWHSVAIYLLAGCLLSAATCLVMKPAAT
- a CDS encoding AMP nucleosidase, encoding MNNKDSSLTPAQALDMLDALYDQAVNALRSAIGDYIKDGTLPDAEARMNGLFVYPSLSVTWDGSATNTPKTRAYARFTHAGCYSTTVTRPTLFRPYLEEQLTLLYQDYGAHITVEPSRHEIPYPYVIDGSELTLDRSMSAGLTRHFPTTELSQIGDETADGIYHPAEFSPLSHFDARRVDFSLARLRHYTGTPAEHFQPFVLFTNYTRYVDEFVRWGCSQILDPNSPYIALSCAGGIWITAETEAPEQAISDLAWKKHQMPAWHLVTADGQGITLINIGVGPSNAKTICDHLAVLRPDVWLMIGHCGGLRESQLIGDYVLAHAYLRDDHVLDAVLPPDIPIPSIAEVQRALYDATKEVSGMPGEEVKQRLRTGTVVTTDDRNWELRYSASALRFNLSRAVAIDMESATIAAQGYRFRVPYGTLLCVSDKPLHGEIKLPGQANRFYEGAISEHLQIGIRAIDLLRAEGDKLHSRKLRTFNEPPFR